A genomic stretch from Neospora caninum Liverpool complete genome, chromosome III includes:
- a CDS encoding loc100127341 protein, related, with product MWSPEALLPTGEFGSLLGYITMAVASIVKHVPIYGHIIRLIGSQDASGAKLVTALTRDRQNIVLSPGGIAEMYTVNEKTTGADVVPVYCFGNSETFKLVKASAVLQPLARFLRVALLLFYGRFGLPIPFEVPLLYVIGRALRLPKVEDPTNEWDRQKMAMEISSISVARTSAGSAAVLNLFPHRNRRINHSSVESLGNCNYKQLALVFQLLTCHAIGGSPRLPKVYYGLSRAKLREALTNSGDSVVLVPGGIAEMYAINPSKECLHLNERKGLLKLALETGAEIVPIYCFGNTQTFKLAKGCRTLQPFARLFRIALLLFYGRFGLPVSFEVPLLYVIGKALRFPQIQQPSSQDIEAAQKQYLAAVQRIFNTYKGLYGWQYKSLEIV from the exons ATGTGGTCCCCTGAG GCGCTTCTGCCCACAGGTGAATTCGGGTCACTTCTTGGCTACATCACTATGGCTGTCGCGTCGATCGTCAAACACGTACCAATCTACGGTCATATCATCCGGCTCATTGGTTCTCAAGACGCGTCTGG GGCGAAGCTGGTGACTGCTCTTACTCGCGACCGCCAAAATATTGTTCTTTCTCCCGGCGGCATAGCGGAGATGTACACAGTTAATGAGAAGACT ACAGGGGCAGACGTCGTACCGGTGTATTGCTTTGGAAACTCGGAGACATTTAAACTGGTGAAAGCAAGCGCAGTGCTGCAGCCCCTTGCAAG GTTCCTCCGGGTGGCCCTTCTGCTTTTCTATGGTCGATTCGGCTTACCCATACCTTTCGAAGTGCCTCTGCTGTATGTTATCGGTCGTGCCCTGCGCCTCCCAAAAGTCGAAGATCCCACAAACGAG TGGGACCGGCAAAAGATGGCTATGGAGATATCCAGCATATCTGTCGCCCGGACTAGTGCCGGGTCTGCTGCCGTCTTGAACTTGTTCCCTCATCGAAACCGCCGAATCAACCACT CCAGCGTGGAGTCGCTCGGCAACTGTAATTACAAGCAACTTGCTCTTGTATTTCAGCTCTTAACGTGCCATGCCATTGGCGGTTCGCCTCGCCTACCTAAGG TCTACTACGGATTATCAAG AGCAAAACTGCGGGAGGCCCTAAcgaacagcggagacagcgttGTTCTCGTTCCGGGAGGGATAGCGGAAATGTATGCTATCAACCCGAGTAAA GAGTGCCTACACTTGAATGAACGGAAAGGCCTTTTGAAGCTTGCCCTCGAGACCGGTGCGGAGATTGTCCCCATCTACTGCTTCGGCAATACTCAAACTTTCAAGCTTGCAAAGGGATGCAGGACTCTTCAGCCGTTTGCAAG ACTGTTTCGCATTGCTCTACTTTTGTTTTATGGGCGATTCGGGCTGCCCGTCTCCTTTGAGGTACCTCTGCTGTACGTGATTGGCAAGGCGTTACGGTTCCCCCAGATCCAGCAGCCTTCATCGCAG GACATCGAAGCAGCACAAAAGCAATATCTGGCCGCAGTGCAGCGAATTTTTAATACGTACAAGGGTCTCTACGGATGGCAGTATAAATCTCTGGAGATAGTGTGA